A window of Cryptomeria japonica chromosome 3, Sugi_1.0, whole genome shotgun sequence contains these coding sequences:
- the LOC131029932 gene encoding inositol oxygenase 1-like produces the protein MREKHLCFNKGEMDIWECAELLNDIVDESDPDLDVPQIEHLLQTAEAIRKDYPDQDWFHLTAFIHDLGKVLLHPKFGQSPQWAVVGDTFPVGCPFEKSIVHHQMFLNNPDSWDPKYNIGSGIYKEGCGFEKLVMSWGHDEYMYQVMKENKSTLPPQAYFIVCYHSFYAMHVGGGYKQLMNELDHQMLPWLLKFNKYDLYSKSSVRTDVEKLKPYYHSLIHKYFPDKVRW, from the exons ATGAGAGAAAAGCATCTGTGCTTCAATAAAGGAGAGATGGATATCTGGGAATGCGCGGAGTTATTGAATGACATTGTGGATGAGAGTGACCCCGATCTGGATGTGCCTCAGATTGAGCACCTCCTGCAAACTGCAGAAGCCATTAGAAAAGATTATCCTGACCAAGACTGGTTTCATCTCACTGCCTTTATTCATG ACTTAGGCAAGGTTTTGCTTCATCCCAAATTTGGCCAGTCACCTCAATGGGCTGTGGTCG GTGATACATTTCCAGTTGGATGTCCCTTTGAAAAATCTATTGTACATCACCAG atgttcCTTAACAATCCCGACTCTTGGGATCCAAAATACAATATTGGATCAGGAATCTACAAAGAGGGGTGTGGATTTGAAAAACTTGTCATGTCGTGGGGGCATGATGAGTATATGTATCAG GTGATGAAAGAGAACAAATCAACGCTACCTCCACAGGCCTATTTCATAGTATGCTATCATTCATTCTATG CAATGCATGTTGGAGGTGGCTACAAACAGTTGATGAATGAGTTGGACCACCAAATGCTTCCATGGTTGCTGAAATTCAA CAAATATGACCTTTACAGCAAAAGTAGCGTTCGTACCGATGTGGAGAAACTGAAACCATATTATCACTCTCTCATTCATAAA TATTTTCCAGACAAGGTCAGGTGGTAA